The sequence below is a genomic window from Polaribacter vadi.
ACTTTGAATAGCTCCATTTGATTTTTTAAGATTTAATTCCCCCAAAAAACCAGTATAAAAACTTCTGTTATAATTTTCATTTTTGATGATAAAATCTCTTGCCATGTTTCTTGGCAAACCACAAACTGCTGGTGTTGGATGCAAAGCTCGTATTAAAGATTTTAAATCGGCTTTTTCTAGTAACTTTCCTTCTACTTTAGTTCTTAAATGCAATAAATTTCCAGCTCTAATAGTTTCTGTTTTATCAATTTTTAAGTTCGATGAAATTGTTGCCAATTGCTTTTCTATAAAATCGGTTACTAATTGCTGTTCTTCTAATTCCTTACTTTTCCAAACCACGTTAATTTGTTCAGTAAATGTAGATTCTGAATCTTTATTGGCAACTTGCGTTCCTGCTAAAGACATTGTTTTAAAATTAGCATCAGAAATTTGCAACAAGGTTTCTGGAGTTGCTCCTAGCCACAACCCTACATTGGGATGAAACCAAACATAAACAAATGCATTTTGATACTTTTTTAGTAATTTTTGATACACTAAAAGCAATTCAAAGTCAGATAACTGAACTGATTCTTTGCGTGAAATTACTACTTTTTGAAGATCGCTTTTATTAATTTCATCAATGGCTTTTTCTACAATTTTAATATGATTTTCTTTGGAATCTTCATCAACCAAAGATTCATTTTTATCAAAATTAAAATCGTTTAACAACAATACTTCTTCCAGAAATGTAGCTTTTTCTGATGGAAATAAAATTGCCTTTTCATCAACATTAAAAGGCGTAAAAACAAAACCAGATTCTGTAAAATTTTCTGTATACATTAACGAATCATCATTCACAAAAAACCCAGAAATCTTGTTTTCATTAGGTTTTCTATAAACTACAAAAGGTAACTTATCTTTGTAAAATGCTGTGATTGTGTTAAAAATCTTCAATATAAATAGTTTAATAATTCTTCTTTACTAAATTTAAAATTTGATAAAATCTGCTAAAAATTCCATCAAAAACTCAAATCAATTATTATCTTTTTGCTAAAATAATATTCGTCATTTTAGCAATAGAAATTAAATTATCTTCTTCATCTACAATTTTAACTTCCCATAAATGAGTTGTTTTTCCTTTGTGAATATTTTTGGCAGTAGCAAAAACCACACCTTCTCTTTTACTTTTTATATGATTTATAGAAAGCTGAATTCCGTTTATAAAATGTTCTTTACTATCAATAAAAAAATTGGAAGCTGCACTGCCCACAGTTTCTGCCAAAGCTGCAGTTGCTCCTCCATGTAATTGTCCATAAGGTTGATGAACTTTAGGTGAAACTGGCATTTTAGCTGTTAAAAAATCATCACCAATAGCAACATATTCTATATCAAGCGTTTCCATTAATGTATTTTTATTACGAGCATTAAATGCTTTTAGGAGTTCTTTTGTATCCATTCTAAAAAGGTTTTATCTTGTAAAAATACGCATAAAAATTTGTATTTTTGCCATTGAAAAGAGCAAGAGAT
It includes:
- a CDS encoding chorismate-binding protein translates to MKIFNTITAFYKDKLPFVVYRKPNENKISGFFVNDDSLMYTENFTESGFVFTPFNVDEKAILFPSEKATFLEEVLLLNDFNFDKNESLVDEDSKENHIKIVEKAIDEINKSDLQKVVISRKESVQLSDFELLLVYQKLLKKYQNAFVYVWFHPNVGLWLGATPETLLQISDANFKTMSLAGTQVANKDSESTFTEQINVVWKSKELEEQQLVTDFIEKQLATISSNLKIDKTETIRAGNLLHLRTKVEGKLLEKADLKSLIRALHPTPAVCGLPRNMARDFIIKNENYNRSFYTGFLGELNLKKSNGAIQSSQLYVNLRCMEINHNKASIYVGGGITKDSIPKNEWKETVSKSETMKKVL
- a CDS encoding PaaI family thioesterase, with translation MDTKELLKAFNARNKNTLMETLDIEYVAIGDDFLTAKMPVSPKVHQPYGQLHGGATAALAETVGSAASNFFIDSKEHFINGIQLSINHIKSKREGVVFATAKNIHKGKTTHLWEVKIVDEEDNLISIAKMTNIILAKR